The genome window AGACGTCGACAATATCGGACAAAATTTCCTGATTTTCTTTGATTTTATCGTAATGCTTGCGGGCGTGCTGCAATTCAGAACCGAAATGTTCAAACTTCCTGTTGAGATCGTCGTCGTCGCTTGAACGAAGAAAAATATCGATCAGTTTTTGTTCAAATGTTCGATCCGTTTCGACGTCACCGAGAATGATATCAAGTTCGCCGATCACAAGCTCAAACATCCGGATTTTATTGGATAATAATTCTAAAATACGCGCCTCGATCGTGTCTGTGACGGAGAGATTGAACACGAAAACTTCTTTTTCCTGGCCGAGCCGGTGTACGCGCCCGATACGCTGTTCAACACGCATCGGATTCCACGGTAAGTCATAATTGATAATCTGGTTGCAAAACTGCAAGTTCAGGCCTTCGCCTCCGGCCTGCGTACTGATCAGTACATCTTTGGAGTGACGGAATTTTTCAATAGCGTCTTTGCGGGCTTGTGTTCCGGAAAGCCCGCCGTAGAATAATTCGACGGACAATCCTTCACGCTCCAGTTCCATCTTCAAATGTCGCATCGTATCGATGAACTCGACGAAAATGATCGTCTTCGAAGGAAACTTCTTGAGTAATTCGATAGTGGCGGCGCTTTTACGGCTGAGCGGGATCGCATCGCACAGGCGAATGAAGTATTCAAGTTTATCTTTCGTTTTTTGAGGATAATTACGTTTCAGGAAATTTTGCAGCGTATGCCGTGTCGATTGCGGGCTGCTGCAGAGTTCGCGTTGTAACGTAATGAGCGATAAGATGTGCGTTTCAAAGTCGGTATCACGTCGGAATTCTTCCCGAACGTAATTCGTTACCTCGCGGTACAGTTCTCGTTCTGTTTCCGATAAATCGAGATGATAAATCGCGGCTTTGCGCGGAGGTAAATTGATACCGACTTTATCGCGCCGATTCCGGATCATCACTTCCTGCAGCAGATGTTTCAACTGATCTTCATTGTTCGGCAAACGCGGATCTTCTTTCGCCATGAATTTTCGTTTGAAAGAACGGATCGTTCCGAAAAGCCCCGGCTTGAGAATTGTAATGAGGCTGTAAAGTTCGGTCAAATCATTGTGCACCGGAGTTGCCGTCAGAAGCAGCACATATTTTTTCTTGATCTGGTTGACGAATTTGAATCCGATCGTACCGCGGTGTTTCAGCCGGTGCGCCTCATCGACGATGAGAAGATCAAATTCGCGCGACAATATAATATTCGCAGCTTCTTTGCGTTTGGCAAGATCGATGGATGCAATGATTTTTGAGGAGCGCCAGTCTTCTTCCTTTTCCGGTGCTGTAAAATGTTCGCCGAATTTGACCAGCATTTCGTCCTGCCATTGTCCGACGAGCGAAGCAGGCGTTAGGATTAAAATGTTTTTTGCCAGATTACGTTCAATGAGTTCTTTGGTGATCAAACCGGCTTCGATCGTCTTGCCGAGCCCGACTTCATCGGCGAGCAGAACTTGCCCGCGCATACGGCGGAGAGCCTCAAGAGCGGTATTGATCTGGTAATCGTAATGGGCAATGTTAGCGTCGCCGACGGATATCAACCGGTCGAAACCTGAAATGAGGTTCAATTTTTCCGCTTCGAGACGCAGTTGATATTCTTGAAGTGTGTCGTATTGTTTTTGATTCAACACTTTTTGAAACGACATATCCACTTTGATCTCGATGGGCGGCAATTCAATGCCTTCCTGTTTGAAAAAATCCAGGTGCATGGAATTGGTTTCAAAGTCATAGCCGCAGCGGAAACATTCGGTTACCGTCGTTTGGTCGAGCCAGCCGCAGCGCGGGCAACGTTTGGACGTGATGGCTTTGGCGGCGGTCTTAAATCGTTTGGTAAAGCTTTTAGGTTGGGGAATTTCAAGCCATTCGAAACGCTCGTGTTTTTTGACGCCCGGTGCGGCCGACGGTTCGGTAGCAATGGCATTCGAAGGAATTTCAATGTTCTCGAAAAATGATTTTTCTTTGGGGTCGGACAAGGACACTACTTTCAAGAAATTATTACAAAAAAAATCCCGAAAGATCGGGAAATGTCAAATCGTGAAAACGGCTTTAAAGTAATCGAATTGAAGGTTAAAATCAATACAGGCGGGCTTTCAATTGTTTTTTATCCTGACGTAGCAGTTCAGACGGCCGTCGGGATTATTTTCTCGTAATCTCAGTGTGTCGCGGCCGCTCCATTCGATGATTTGTTTTTTATTCATACCCAGGATTTGCAATACAGGCATTGTTTGAGACGAAAGAAACGTTTTTTCAGTTTGAGTAAAAAAGGTATTCCGGAATGTCAGCGAATCACCCGAAGCGGTCGAGGTATAAAACGATACCACATGATCTTTGGAAAATACGATCCGACGGCGTATGCCCGTTTCTTCAGCAGTTTTGGTAACGCCCAACAAACCACCGGACACGCTGATCCATTGCCATTCGCCAAAAAGCCGTGTTTCGTCAGCATCCTGATTTTGAATGGCCAGAGTGAACAATACAAGGAGTACCATTATACGATTTTTTTATGTTGGTTTTTGAATGAATTTAAAGTAATTTTTCCGGCGATAAAATAACGGAAACACGGATGGAAACCAATATTTTTGTTGAGAAAGCGGACGGTCATCGGTGCATGAACTGACTTGGTATGCGATTTTATCGCTGGTCATTGTTACGATCGCACAACACGAAACGGCTGTAGTGCTTTGGTACACGTTACTGCAGCAACATTTCGATCATTGGTCATCGGCTGCTGTCGCGACGTTTATAGTTGTTTCCGTCATTGATTTAATTTGGCTGTATTGTTTGTTTTTTATATTCCGTAATTCATTTCGCGGATTAGCCAAAATTCCGTGGATTCACGCTGTTCTTGAACGGATCAAGCACCGCCGCTGGTTTATCAAAATTCAGCCATTTTTTGTTAAAAAAGAAGCGCCGGAAGAAGCGGCAGCCGTCAAAACGCATGACTCGCGATTCAAAAGACTCGTGAAAAATTCAGGCCATTTTGGAATTTTTCTTTGCGGTGCTTTACCCGGACCCGGATTGAAAGAAATCGGTATTTTTATGGCGTTGACGCCAAAATACCGTCAAACAGGATTCTGGTTGATTTTTCTCGCCGGATTGCTTAAGACCGTAATGACATTGCTGGTTTACGGCGGACTCCATTCGGCGGTCAATCGGATGATCGAACAATGGTGGATGTAATCGTTTCATCGTAACATTCTTAACGGAGGAGAGACGTTATGGCGGGTATCATCATCGGCATCGTTGTTTTCATTATTGGCGTAGTATTGATCATACTTCGCCGGAAACAGCAGGATAAATTACTTGAAATCAAATCGACCCAGACTTCGACGGCAAAAGATTTGACGGAATTAAGCCAGTCGGTGAAGGATGAGCTTGGAACGACGGGCGGATTCAAACAACAAGCCGAAGTCAAAGGCGTCATTCGCTGTGAACGTCCGATCACGGGAGAATTATCCAAACAGACCTGCGTGTATTACGACATGAAAGTGGAAGAGCGTTACGAAGAAACATATTATGAAAACGACGCTCAGGGCCGCCAGCAACGCCGCACGCGTACCGGTTCGACCGTCGTAGCGAGCAATTCCCAGCGGATTCCGTTTTATGTCGATGATGGTACCGGGCGTATTTTGATCAATCCCAACAGCGCCGATATCGATCCGGTGCAAGTGTTGAGCCAATACGAAGCGCGCACCAGCGGTACGATCACCATCGGCGGTTTTTCTTTTACGGCCAGCGCCGGACGGGGGGATCGCAGAGTTTTGGGGTATCAATTTACCGAGCGAATTCTGCCTATCGATCGTAATGTTTATATTTTAGGAGAAGCCAGCGACAGTACGGGGACACTGACTATTCAAACGCCATCAGAAAAAGGCAAACCGTTTCTCATCACGCTCAAATCGGAAGAGGAATTGGCCAGGTCAACTGAGAGCGCAATCAAAGGACTGATGGTCGGAGCAGTGGTATGCTGGATAATCGGGCTCGGCGCAGTCGCCTACAGTATGTTTGCGAAATAATTCGGAGTAATGTACATATTCTTCCAATAAGGAGTCATTATGCCGCGTGACATTCCCGTAGGCAATGGAACGTTATTGATCGGGTTTGATAAAAATTACTACATCCGCGATCTGTACTTTCCATATGTCGGCAAAGAAAATCATGTACTCGGCAACGAATGCAAGTTCGGCGTCTGGGTCGACGGTCAATTCGCGTGGATGCACGAGGATTGGGAGCGCGATCTGCACTACCTGGATGATACGATGGTCACGGAAGTTGTGCTGACGAATCAGCGTTTGGGATTACAACTCGTCTGCAATGATGCCGTAGACTTTTACGAAAATATTTATCTCCGGAAAATTACCGTGCAC of bacterium contains these proteins:
- a CDS encoding DEAD/DEAH box helicase family protein, with protein sequence MSDPKEKSFFENIEIPSNAIATEPSAAPGVKKHERFEWLEIPQPKSFTKRFKTAAKAITSKRCPRCGWLDQTTVTECFRCGYDFETNSMHLDFFKQEGIELPPIEIKVDMSFQKVLNQKQYDTLQEYQLRLEAEKLNLISGFDRLISVGDANIAHYDYQINTALEALRRMRGQVLLADEVGLGKTIEAGLITKELIERNLAKNILILTPASLVGQWQDEMLVKFGEHFTAPEKEEDWRSSKIIASIDLAKRKEAANIILSREFDLLIVDEAHRLKHRGTIGFKFVNQIKKKYVLLLTATPVHNDLTELYSLITILKPGLFGTIRSFKRKFMAKEDPRLPNNEDQLKHLLQEVMIRNRRDKVGINLPPRKAAIYHLDLSETERELYREVTNYVREEFRRDTDFETHILSLITLQRELCSSPQSTRHTLQNFLKRNYPQKTKDKLEYFIRLCDAIPLSRKSAATIELLKKFPSKTIIFVEFIDTMRHLKMELEREGLSVELFYGGLSGTQARKDAIEKFRHSKDVLISTQAGGEGLNLQFCNQIINYDLPWNPMRVEQRIGRVHRLGQEKEVFVFNLSVTDTIEARILELLSNKIRMFELVIGELDIILGDVETDRTFEQKLIDIFLRSSDDDDLNRKFEHFGSELQHARKHYDKIKENQEILSDIVDV
- a CDS encoding E3 ubiquitin ligase family protein, producing the protein MAGIIIGIVVFIIGVVLIILRRKQQDKLLEIKSTQTSTAKDLTELSQSVKDELGTTGGFKQQAEVKGVIRCERPITGELSKQTCVYYDMKVEERYEETYYENDAQGRQQRRTRTGSTVVASNSQRIPFYVDDGTGRILINPNSADIDPVQVLSQYEARTSGTITIGGFSFTASAGRGDRRVLGYQFTERILPIDRNVYILGEASDSTGTLTIQTPSEKGKPFLITLKSEEELARSTESAIKGLMVGAVVCWIIGLGAVAYSMFAK